In Candidatus Devosia phytovorans, the DNA window GCCTATGCGCTTTCCCAGCTCCGTTTCCCGGGCCGCAATGTCATCTGGTATCTGATCCTCGCCAGTTTCATGGTCCCGATCTCGGCGCTGATCATCAACCACTATGTTTTGATGGCGCAGTTCTCGCTGATCAACTCGTGGTTCGGGGTAATCCTGCCGCAGCTGCTGCATCCGGTGGTGATCATCGTCTACAAGAACTTCTTCGACAGCGTGCCCAAGGAATATCGCGAAGCCGCCAAGATGGATTCGGCGAGCGAATGGCGGATCTTTTCCCGCATCTACCTCCCGATGAACTGGGGTATCACGACGGCCCTGGCCATCGTCACCTTCATTGGCGCCTGGAACAATTTCATGTGGCCATTCCTCGCCGTCTCCAAGCCCGAGATGATGAATGTCGCGGTGGGCATCACCCAGGTGAACGATGCCTTTGGTGTGCAATATGCGCGTGAACTCGCCGGCGCCATCATGGCGGCGCTGCTGGTGGCGGTGCTCTATCTGATCTTCCAGAAGCGGGTGACGCAGGCGATCATGCTGTCGGCCGGCGTCAAGGGTTAGCCAGAGCTCATCTGCGGAGGGGCGCGGCGGGGTGACCTGCCGCGACCCTTTGCTTTTGTCGGACAGGCATTACCGGTAAGTTGTTCAGCCGGCTGGATTTTGCGATCAATCTGCAACCGGCTCTTTACCGGTTGGCCGGTATATCGGGGTCTGGATAGTCCAGACCGGGGTTGCAGCTTGTTCCAGGCAATTCGCACGATCGCACTTGCCGTCATCCTGTTTGGGCTGATCCTGTTCGTGCCACCGCTCAACACCATGCTCTACCAGGGCGTGCAGACTATCCGGGACGTGTTCGATCAGAGGCCCGAACGGCGGATCCTGTTCATCGGCAACAGCCGGACCTTCTACAACAACATGCCGCAGACGGTGCTGCGCATGGTCGAGGGCGCCGGCGGACCGGACAAGCTGCATGTGGAAATGTATGCCAAGTCGGGGGTGAGCCTCGAAACGCATTGGGCCGATCCACAGGTGCAGGCGCTGCTGGCCGAACGCTGGGACGACGTGATCATCCAGGCGCAAAGCACCGGGCAATATAGCGCCGAACATTCTGGCCAACTGTGGCAGACGGCGACCAAGTTCATCGACGCGGCGCGGGCGGCGGGGGCGGAGCCGGCGATGTTCGTGACCTGGCGCTATACGGCACTTTGCCCGCCGGGGCAGGGCATGCCGCAGGCGGCCAAGAGCCTCGACCCGGCCGGCTATGCCAATATGCACCGCAATATCCAGATTCAGCATGCGCGGCTGGCCGAAGAGACGGGCGTGGCGCTGGTCAATGTCGGGCAGTTCTGGGAAGGGCTGCAGGGCGAGACGGGCGTTTTCCATCTCTACGATGACTGCAACCACCCATCGGCCTATGGCAGCTATCTGTCGGCGCTGATGTTTTACAACTATTTCACCGGCGGGACGGTGGGTGATGTCGGCTACCGGCCGGACGCCGTACCGCCCGACCAGGCCTGGTATATCCGTGGGCTGGTCTCCAACTATCTCGGCGAGAGCGCCGGCAGCTGATCGGTCAGGAGGGCTGGCTCAACGGCTGCGGGCTGGCCAGCGAACGCTTGCGCTGCCTGAGATGGCGGGCGACGAGGGCGGGAATGCCCAGCGACAGGACGCCCAGGAGCAGGATGGCATTGGCGCTCCAGGGCTCGAGCACCTGCGGGTCGACCAGCAAATAAAAGATATAGACCGTCGCGATGTGGAAGGTGAAGACGGACAGCGAATGCTGGCCGATGAGCACCAGCGGGCCCCAGCGCAGCAGGCGATCGAGCGCGACGCCCAGCACCTGCATGGTGCGATAGGGCGAGGTGGGGCCGACGACGAGCAGCCAGGTGGTGACGAAGGCGGCGGCGAGGAAATTGAGCAGGGCCAGGAAGCCGAGGCCGTGCTTGCTGATCAGCCAGCCAAAGATTGCGACGTGGTCGGTCAGCACGCCGCGCAGATAAAGCGTCAGAACCAGCATCAGGCCAGCGATCAGCAGGATGGAGAGCAGGAGGAGCGGGGCGAAGCGCGGGTGGCGCAGCACGGAGAGGTCGAACTCACCGCGCACATAGGCCGCGCCGAACAGCAGGCCGGAGAAATAGAGCGCCGACCAGGACAGACGATTGAGGTGGAGGCCAAGGTCGATCTGGCGGGCATCGAGCTGGAAGGCGATTTCGAGGCTGTCCCAAGTCCATTCGAGTAGACCGGCCTGTCCGGCCAGCCAGGCCAGGGCAACCAGCGCGATAACGAGCCAGCGCTGGCCACTGGTGATGGCGGAGAGGGCCGCTGGGGTGAGGAGAAGAAAGAGGACATACATGGGCAGGATGTCGAGGCACCAGCCGCCGGCCAGCATCAGCATGGACAGGACGCCGAACAGGAGTGGCGCATTGCCATAGCGCTCGAAGATCCAGAGCGGCTTGTCGCCATGCAGCGCCAGCGTCGCAATGATGGTGACGAGGATAACCAGCATGGCGTGGTGGCGGAACACCAGCAGAGCGCGGGAGAACAGCGCGGACTTGCGATGGGTGTGGGCCGGATCGATCCAGCCGCGGGTATAGACCAGACCAACTGTCAGTCCCGACAGGAAGACAAAAGCGCTGGCAGCGTCATTGAGCAGGGCAGATTTGAAGACCAGACCATGCGTGATGCCCAACGGAAGCTGAGAGCCCAGATGGCTCAACATCATGCTGATCAACATCAGTCCGCGCAGGCCATCCAGCTGCAAGTAACGCATTGTGCCCCAAAATCATTAAAAACGATCAAAGTAGAAAAACCGCCGCATAGTACGACGTTACTTGTTACCGAAACCATCATGATTGAATTATTGGGTTTACGTCTGTTAACGACGTCTGAGGCTCCGGGCCTGGGAGCGACTGGGGCTGATAGTGCGGGCGGCGGGGATCGAACCCGCACGGCTAGCGCCGAGGGATTTTAAGTCTGCTATAACAGCGATTTTCTTCGGGTTTGTAAGGATTCACTGTGACAGCGCCTTGGCACAATCCTGGCACTGTAGGAGTGCGCATCCAGCAGACAGAACCTACTTCAGTTCCGACATGCTCGCCGAAAGGAATGCGCGTCCAGTGTCCGTCATCGTCAAGGCACGTCTACGACGATCTGTTCCAAACGCGATGTGCACGTAGTTGTGCCCACCGTTCATCTCTTTATGACCCTCTGCCCAGTAGGCAACATTGCGGGAGGCGGTGCCCGACTGAAGTCCTACAGATTGCTCCACGTCCTTCACGGAGATCTCTCTCTCTCCGATTTCCGCCTCTGAAATTTCGATTAGGGTCAGAACAGTCGAGACCTGCATTTTGGGGTCTATCGCCGAGAAGTGCTTGAGCATTGCTCTGGCTCGCTTGAGCGCTTGGCGATCGGTCGTAGTCAATTGCATGCTCCTAGCCCGATGTCCCGGCTTGTGACATTTACGTCAAGTTATGGATCGTTGGTGAGGGCTGCGGGGGTCGAACCCGCACGGCCAAGGCCGAGGCATTTTAAGTGCCTTGCGTCTACCAGTTTCGCCAAGCCCTCTTAAGGTGTGCCATAGCACATTACTCTCGATACCGAGAGATTTACGTAGTTGCAGCAATGATTGAGGAGTTTTACCCTGCAATAACAGCGGGTTATTTTTTGCGATGGGGAGAAATAACAAGCCGTCCCGGTGAAAGCAACGCTTTCTCACAGAGCCTTTTCAAGATGGCAGCAATCGGAAAACTTCAAATTCATCATAAGTCATTGTAATTATTGGATTTCTTTTGACTTGCGCACTCTATGTCCGTCGCGTCTACCATTCCACCACGCCCGCTTGGCTTGGTGACCCGTGTTTGTCACAAGGCGGACGACAAAACAATTATTGCGCAGCGATTCTGCACCGGAGGCGAAATGATCGAGCGGGTTGAAACCGGAATTGCGCCTTCGTCGGCGCCCATCAATGATGCGGTGAAGGCGGACAAGCATCTGTGGCTGGTGGCCATTGCCGAGGATCCGGTAAGCGGGGAGATTGTCGGCGGCGGGATCGAGGCGCAGGCGCGGCGTTGTATCGAAAACCTCGAGATCGCCTGCAAGGCGGCGGGCGGCAGCCTGCGTAACCTGGTGATGGTGCAGATCTTTCTCGTCGATCGCGCCGATGCGGCCGGGATGAATGCGGTCTATCGCGAATTTTTCACCGAACAACCCTTTCCGGTACGGGCCACGGTGGTGGTCAAGGAACTGCTGGCCGAGGGACTGCTCATCGAAATGACTGCAACGGCCGTATTGGACTGATCATGCTGCTCAAGATGGACCTGCTCGAACAAATCAAGGCGGGCGACGTGGACCTGGTGTTTCGCCGCTGGAGCCGGCCATCGGTGAAGGCCGGAGGGACGCTCAAGACCAAGGTGGGGCTGTTGTCGATCGGGACGATCACCGACATGGACCCGGATGATGTCAGCGAAGCCGACGCGAAACGCGCCGGCTTCCGGGATGTGGCCGACTTCCGCAAGTGGCTCGACACGATGAAGCCGGGCCATCTGTTCCAGCGGATTGAAGTCAGCTATCTCGGCGAGGGCTAGAGCCCGGCCATCAATGGCTTGAAATCGCGCTGATAGATGGCGGCGATGAAGCCCAAGTAGAGATCCTGCAGGTCGACGATGTCAGACTCATAGTTTTCCATGGTCACGATCAGGGTCGGGAGTGCACCGGCGTCGCCACCGGCCGGAATGATGGTGACCTTGGGTTCAGGCACGTCCATGCGGAAATCTGCGAGGCGTTCGACGATGATTTCGCCGGCCTGTTCGGCAAGCTCGGGGCTGCCGTAGGGCATGGCGATGTGCAGTGCTGCGGTTTCCTGGCCCCGCGTCAGGCCGATGATGGCGAGAGGAAAGGCGAGCAGGGGATCGACGCCGGCGTCGTGATTCTTGGTCTTGCCGCTGGCTTCAGGCTCGAATGTCGGCAGGGAGTCGGTGAAGGCAAAGAGTGTCCAGCCGGAGGCCAGTTCGAGCGTGGCCCCGTCTTCGGAGACCTGCTGCATACCGCGGAGCGTGTCAGCCCATACCTTGGTAAAGGCGGGCTCGTCATGCATGACGAGAAGGCTCTGATTGATCAGCGGCCAACTGCCGGTACGCATGACATAGTCGGGGGCAACGGCAAGACGCTGGGCCTTGCCCATGCCGGAGCCGAGCGGATCGGGTTCACTGGCGGCGAGATCGATCGCATTGTCCTCGCCACGAGCATAAATGGTGATTTCGCCATCTTCACTGTCGGTGAAATCGCGGGCGAGGAGCGCGTCATGAGCGCCATCTGCAAAGCCGGGTTCGCCAAAGATGACGGTGGTGTTTTCCGGTGCGGCACCCAAGGTGATGACGCCGGTGGCCCTGCCGAAATCGATGCCTGTCGCGGGGTCCAGCTTGCTGTCGATCAGGGCGGCAGCCAGATCCAGATCGTCGATCACGCCGAAGGTGTTGGGATCGGCATTGGAGAAGCCGAGGGACGGGGCGAGGTAGTCGAAGGCCTTGGGTTGCTCGATGGCGCCCGGCATCAGGCCGATGGCCTTGAAGATGTCGTCGAAGGCATAAGCGGGCGAGACGAGCGTCATGCCGGCAAGAAGAGTGAGGCTCGACAGGGCTGAAAAGCGCATGGGGGAAATCCGATTGATGAAATATGGCAGGAGTTTAGAGGTCGTCGCCCTGCATGGCCAAGACCGAGAACATCTGCAGGACCTGGCGAGATTCCTCGACGCCGGTATCGGCCGTGATGGTGACGACGGAGACGGAATAGCCGTCGCGCTCGATGGTGTCGGTTTCCAGTGTGCCCAGACCCTCCGAGGTCGTGCGGGCCGTTTCGAGAACGGTTTCGATGGTAGCTTCCGCCTCGGCAAGCGGCGCCTCGAAGACCATTATAGTGCGCATGATCGGCTGGTCCTGCTGCAGTTCGAGGCTGAAGATGGCGGCGCGGTAGGAGACGAGCCCACTCATGACCATGACCTCGCGGGCCATGGGATCCTGCCAGCCGACGGCGCCGTCGAGGTGATTGTCGCCCTTGCGTTCGGCGAGGATGTCGAAAGCGGTGCGCCAGGGATTGGGTGATTTCGGCTTGGCATCGCGATGGGCCAGCACTTTTTCCATGGTGGGCCAGTTGCGGGTGATGATCAGGTCGTCACCGGGATTGGCGAGGCGCTGGGCCATGCCCATGCCGTAGCCGAAGGCGTCCTTTTCGCTGAACAGGTCGAAGTCGGCCGAATTGTCGGCGCCGCGGGCATAGACGGGGATGTCGCCCAGCATGTGACGGTCGAAGGCGCGGGCGGAAATGGCGGCGACATGGTCGTCGGAATAGCCGGGTTCGCCGTGCAGGATGGTGATGGTTTCAGGCGCCAGGCCCAGGGTGATGGAACTGGTGACCTTGCTGAAATCAACGCCGGTGACAGGATCGACGCCTTTCGTGTTCAGCAGGGCGTCGGCCAGCTCGATCTCCATCATGGGGAGCGGCATGCCGGACTCGGGGCCGAAGCCGCCCAGAGGGGCGTTGTATTCGAAAGCGATCGGGTCGGTGGATTGATTGAAAAGGGAAGCGTAGCGGCGCAGGTCGTCGACGGCGAAGGCGGGGGAGGCGAGGCTGAAGGCAAGGGCGGCGGCAAGGAAATAACGCATGCGGTATCCGTAGATCACTATTGGGCGGCGGGTTCGACGATCGTGACCATGCCGATACTATGGGGGGCGACCTCTTCGACAGCGATGGAGGCCGTAGCGCCGGGCATGAGCGAGCTGCCGTGATGCTGCGTGAGTGCTGTTGCGTTCTGCTCGGCTGCCGCGGCGTCGTCATAGGGGGAGGCGACGATCGTGGTGGTGCCCGTCGCGCCGGGGGCCAGCGTGAGCATGCTCACGGGCGACTTGGGCGTCGAGGCAGGTTGGGCGAGGGAGACATTCTGGGCACCCATGATGGAGGCCGGCGCCTTGCCCTGCAGAACCCTGAGGGTGCCTTCCAGCGTTGCAGACCACAGACTGGGTTCGTCGGGTGGGGTGGCCATGGCCGAGAGCACGGCTTCCATCCTGGGCCAACTCGATGTGTGGACCACCGTGGTATCGGAAATTGCCAGGCGCTGGGCGCGCCCGAGCGGGGCGCTGAAGGGGTCGGGGTCGTCGACTGCGAGGCGTACATGGCCATCCTCGCGGAGACCGAACACGGTCCAGCCAGCGATGTCGCGCTTTTCGAACTCCCGCCTTTGCAGGGTGTTTGGGGCGCTGCCGGCGAAGCCGGGCGCGCCAAAGAGGACGGTTACGCGGTCCGCCAGATGGCCGAAGCTGAGGATGCCCGTCACCTGCGAGAAATCGATACCGGAGATTGGATCGTCCTGCTTGAGCGCCAGGGCGTTGATCAGGTTCTGTTCGACCATGGACTGCATGACCTCGGCATGGCCGATGAAGCCGGGTGGAGCGGCAGAGACATAGAGCAGGACGGCAGAGCGTTCGGAGGTCAGCGGAACGGCCGCGATGGCGCTGGTCAGCTCGTCGGTGGTCTGGGCCAGGGCAGGCTGAACCAGCAGTGTGGCGGCAAGAAATAGACGGCCTGCAAAATGCTTCATGAAAATATCCCCGGTCGAAAAGTAGCCCAGAGGTTGTGTCACTAAAAAGGCGTCGGGGCGATGAAGGTCATGAATTCATTGGTCGTTGGGTGGGTGAGGCCCAATTCGGCGGCGTGGAGCTGGAGACGATCGGCGGCGGCGAAGGTTTCGGGGTCGGCATAAAAGGCATCGCCCAGAATCACATGGCCGATGGCCTTCATGTGAACCCGCAACTGATGGGTGCGGCCGGTGAGGGGGTGGAGGCGGACGCGGGTGGCATTGGCTTCGCGTTCGAGCACGGTCCATTCGGTCTGGGAGGGGCGGCCGTTTTCATGGTCGACGCGCTGGCGGGGCTTGTTCTCCCAATCGGTGGCGAGGGGCAGGTCGACGAGACCTGTGTCGGCTTCGATGATGCCGGCGACGCGGGCGATATAGGCCTTGGTGGTCTTGCGGTGTTCGAACTGGCTGCCGATGCGGCCATGGGCGCGCTTGTTGAGCGCGAGGACGAGGACGCCGGAGGTGTCCTTGTCGAGGCGGTGGCACATGCCGGCGGTGGGCCAGGTCTGGCGGGCGCGATGTTCGACGCAGTCCCAGAGGGACGGATCCTTGCCGGGAACGCTCAACAGGCCACTCTGCTTGTCGACGACGAGGATGTCGTCATCGACGTGAAGAACGTTGAGATAGGGCTCAAGCGGCGGGAAATAGTCTTTGAGCGTGGGCATGGGTCCGGACATGGGTGCCATCTAGCAGAGATGAACGGACACGTGAACGCGAATTCATGGAACGGGTCGAGTCGGCGATCGTTGATCTGGCAGAACAAACAGAGGAGTTTGAAATGCATAAGGATCAGGTTGAAGGTGCTGGCAAGCAGGTCAAGGGCGCTGTGAAAGACGCTGCAGGCGGGCTGACTGGCAATGAACGACTGCAGGCCGAAGGCAAGCTCGACAAGGCCGAAGGCAAGCTGCAGCAGAAGGTCGGCGACGTGAAGGACAAGGCTCGGGATTCCCTGAAGCACTAGCGCCAGTCGCGATTAGAAAATAGGGCCGTCCTTCGGGGCGGCCTTTTTGTTTGTGGGTGGATGGGTCGCTACCTGGCCACTGTCAGAGGGTGCTCTGGTCTGTGACAGCTGAGACGCCTATGGTCGCCGCATGGAAACGGCAATTTTCAATACGGCGCTGGGCGAATTCGGCATTGGCTGGACCGATGCGGGGATCGCGCGACTGCAATTGCCAGGCATGGAGCGGGATGCGCTGCTGGAGCGGATCAATCGCGATGGGGCGCAGGGCGGTTGGCCAACGCGTGCGGTCGAAGCGATGATCAACCGGATCGAGGATTATGCCGAGGGCGCTGAGGCGGATTTTGCCGATGTGGCGCTGGATTTGACCGGTGTCTCGGAGTTCCACCGGCGAGCCTATGACCTGCTGGTGCAGATCGGCTGGGGCGAAACGACCACCTATGGTGCCATGGCGCGGCAATTGGGCGATGTTGGCCTGTCGCGCGCGGTGGGGGCAGCGATGGGGGCCAATCCGGTCCCGCTGATCATTCCATGCCATCGCGTTCTGGCGAGTGACGGCAAGCCGGGCGGGTTTTCGGCACCGGGCGGGGCGGAATCGAAGATGCGCATGCTGGCGCTGGAGGGCGTGCGCATCGGTACGCCGGCCGGGCAGATGACATTCGGGTTTTAGGAGCAGGGCATGGCGTTTGCGTTCAGGCAGCAAGGCGGGATTGGAGAGCAGGTGCGCAAGATTGCGCGCAAGCAGATCGAGCGGGCGCTGGAGGAATGCGACGCCCAGGATGCCGATTTTGACAGGACGGTGCATGGGCTGCGGCGGCGTTGCAAGCGGCTGCGCGGACTGGTGCAGCTGATTGCGCCACATTTCAAGAAAAGCAAAGCTGAGGACAAGGCGTTTCGCGATGCGGCCAAGGGGCTGGCCGGGACGCGGGATGCCACTGTCATGGTGGAGACATTTGCCGCGCTGGTCGAACACGATCGCGGCCATGGCGGCATCATCGAGCATGACGGGCGGATGCTGGACTGGTTGAAAGACCAGGTGGGGACGCCGCCCGATGCCGATGAGCAGGCCGACATCCTTCAGGCCTTTGCCAAAGTGTTCAGGAAGGCGCGGAAGCGCGCCAGGGATTGGGACATTTCCGGGCACGGTTTTGCGCGGATCGGGGATGGGCTGGAGCAGACCTATCGGCAGATGCGACGCGACATGGCCGCGGCGCAGGACGAGGGGACGGCGGAAACGATGCATGAGTGGCGCAAGCAGGTCAAATATCACTGGCACCATGTGAGCCTGTTTCAGAACACAGCGCCGGACCTGTTGACGCCGCGCCGGCAGGTGCTCGACAAGCTGGGTGAATATCTGGGTGACCACCACAATCTCGCCGTGCTGGGTGACCTGTTGCGGCAGCATGAGGAGGCGGCCAGCAAGAGCGATCTGATCCTCGTGCGCAAGGCGATCGCCGAGCGGCAGGCAGGATTGGCGAAAGATGCCTTTGCGCTGGGACGACAATTGACGGCAGAAAAGCCCGGAACGCTGCGCGAGCGGTTTGCGCAATACTGGCTGCTGCTTCCAAAGAAGGATTGACGATGGCGCAGGAAATCGAGCGCAAATTTCTGGTGAGTTCGGACGGCTGGAAGCGGGGTGTGGCGAGCAGCGAGCTGTTGCGGCAGGGCTATCTGTCGTCCAATGCCAAGGCGACGGTGCGGGTGCGGACCAAGGACGATGCCGAGGCCTATGTCACCATCAAGGGGGCGACCAGCGGCATGTCGCGGGCGGAATATGAATATGCCGTTCCGGTGGATGATGCGCGCGAAATGCTGGTGATGGCGGCGCCGCATGTGGTGGAGAAACGCCGGCATATCGTGCCGTTCGGCGGGCTGACCTGGGAAGTGGACGTTTTCGAGGGACGCCACGCCGGGCTGGTGATGGCGGAAGTGGAGCTCGAGGCCGAGGACCAAGCGGTGGAACTGCCGGAATGGATCGGCAGGGAAGTGACCGAGGACGACCGCTATTTCAACGCCAGCCTGTCGCGGGCCGATGGGCCGCCGGATTGAACAGTGCGTTCAGCCGGCGAATTGATCCAGGTCATTGATCGGCCGTGCTTCTGATCCCAGATGCAAGGGATTGATAGGAGCATAAAATGTCCAAGGATTTTGACGGCAAGGTTGCCTTTGTTACGGGTGGTGCATCCGGTATCGGTGAGGCCGTGTCCAAGCAGCTGGCGGCGCGCGGCGCCAAGGTGGTCGTGGCTGACCTCAAGCTCGACGCGGCGGAAAAGACTGTAGCCGAAATCAAGGCGGCCGGCGGCGAAGCCGCGGCGGTGGCAGTTGACGTGTCCAAGATCGACCAGGTCGAAAAGGCCGTGCAGTTTACGGTCGACACCTTCGGCAAGCTCGACGTTGCAGTCAACAATGCCGGCATCGGTGGCAAGGCGGCCAAGGCGGGCGACTATACGTTCGAAGACTGGCAAAAGGTCATCGACGTCAACCTGAACTCGGTCTTTTATTCGATGAAGTACGAGCTGGCCGCGATGCAGAAATCTGGCGGCGGCGCCATCGTCAACATGGCTTCTATCCTGGGCACCAATGGCTTCGCCAATGCGCCAGCCTATGTCGCGGCCAAGCATGGTGTGGTGGGCCTGACCAAGGCTGCCGCCATCGACTATGCCAAGGAAGGCATTCGCGTAACTGCGGTCGGACCTGGATTTATCGAGACGCCGCTACTTGGTTCGGCGACACAAAAAGAGGTGTTCGACGGGTTGAAGGCCCTGCATCCGGTTGGCCGCCTGGGGCAGCCGGACGAAGTGGCGGCGCTGACGCTGTTCCTGTTGTCAGATGCTGCCAGTTTTATCACCGGGTCCTATCACCTGGTGGATGGCGGATACGCTGCTCAGTAGAATTTTTTGAAAGGGCGGCTCTCGGGCCGCCCTTTTCTTTCGGAGGTCAAGTGACTGGTCGGGACGCCGCCGGTGGCGTATGGGCAGGGCAAGATTTTGCGCAGCCCATGAAGGAAGATGACCATGTTGATCTCGGCAGAGGATTTCGAGGCGATCGTTGCGGGGCGCGTGGACACGGCGTTTCGGCGCTGGGTGCGGCCGACGGTCAAGGCGGGCGGGACGCTGACGACGGCGGATGGTGTGCTGGCCATTGAGGCGGTGGATGTGGTTGCCCTCAATGGCGTGGCCGAAGAAGACCTGGCTCGGGCCGGCTTTGGCGGGCGCGACGAACTCAATGCCATGATGGCTGGCCGCGAAGGTACGCTCTACCGCATTCGCCTGCGCTATGTGGGCGAGGACCCGCGTACGGCGCTGCGCGAGAAGACCACGCTGTCCGAGGCCGAGGTGGCCGAGATCGGCGCGACGCTGGGGCGGATGGATGGCGGCAGTCCATGGGTCAGCCGGACGCTGACGCTGATCGGCGAACAGCCGGGCGGTGCGGCTCAGGAATTGGCCGCGCTGCTCGAGGTCGACAAGGTCAAGTTCAAGAACAATGTGCGGCGGCTCAAGGCGCTCGGGCTGACCGAAAGCCTTGCCGTGGGTTATGATCTGTCGCCGCGCGGAAAAGCCTGGCTGACGCGCAGCGGAGCTACTGCCAGCGCTTGAAGGTCTTCAGGTGGTCGAGGGTTTTCACCACGGACATGGTGAGCTTTTCGATGCTGTCGGTGACGGGCAGGACCTGGACGTTTTCGGTCTCGGGGTCTGGGGCTTCGAGGGTAGCGAACTGGCTGTCGAGCAGGCTGGGCGGCATGTATTCGTGCTTCCGCCTGGCCATGCGCTCGGCGATGACGGCCTTGTCGCCATGCAGGTAGACAAAGAGGATGGGCTCGCCGGCCTGTTCGATCAGATAGTCGCGATAGGCGCGTTTGAGGGCCGAGCAGGCGCCAACGGCGGCGTCCTTGCGGTCGGCGGCTTCATGCAGGGCCTGCGCGAGGCGTTCGAGCCAGGGCCAGCGATCTTCGTCGGTGAGGGGCGTGCCGGCGCGCATCTTTTCGACATTGGCCTCGGGGTGATAGCCGTCGCCGTCGAGGAAGGGCACATGCAGGCGCCGGGCAATGGACTGGCCCACGGTCGACTTGCCCGAGGAGCTGACGCCCATGACGATGATGATGCGGGCCGGTTCAGACCGTCGCGGTGAAGGCGCCGTCGACATAGAGGATGTGTCCATTCACAAATCTTGAGGCTTCGGAAGCGAGGAAGACGGCCGCGCCGCCCAGTTCCTCGGGCTGGCCCCAGCGTCCCATGGGGGTGCGGGCTTCGATCCAGCTATTGAATTTGTCGTCCTTGAGCAAGGCGTCGTTGAGCTCGGTGGCAAAGTAGCCCGGCGCTATGCCGTTGACGTTGAGGCCGTGGCGCGCCCAGTCGACGGCCATGCCGCGGGTGATATTGGCCACGGCGGCCTTGGTGGCGGCATAGGGAGCGACCGAAGGGCGGGAGAGTTCGGAGAGCAGCGAGCAGATGTTGATGATCTTGCCGGAGCCACGGGAGATCATGTGGCGGGCGACGGGCTGGCTGACGTTGAAGAC includes these proteins:
- a CDS encoding SDR family oxidoreductase; the protein is MNTNPFDLTGKRALVTGSSRGLGLAMATALARAGAAVVLNARDSVALGAAAHDLAQSGATVNAVTFDVTSRDSIGDAVSFIEDEIGPIDILINNAGMQFRSSLEAFPPEKFDQVIATNLTSVFNVSQPVARHMISRGSGKIINICSLLSELSRPSVAPYAATKAAVANITRGMAVDWARHGLNVNGIAPGYFATELNDALLKDDKFNSWIEARTPMGRWGQPEELGGAAVFLASEASRFVNGHILYVDGAFTATV